The Oscillatoria salina IIICB1 genome contains the following window.
TGGAGAAATTTTACCACAAATATTTCCTTGGTACTGCACTTTTAAAAAGTCGCCCTCCGCTCCGCTAAAGGGCGAGGCTTTAAACCCAGTTTTTCTGGTAAAAAAGTGGCGATCGCTCCTAGATCGCCGCTTTCAACTCTACCCCATCTAGATTGTATCTGGATCTATGCCCATTTCTCGCAATTTTTCCTCTAATCGTCGAGATTTCGCTTCAAGCTGCTGTCGTTGCATTTGTTCTTCCCGAAGCAAATTTTCGACAATTGGTGGCGCAAGTAGCGTATCAACTGATAAAATTAGATCGGGAAATTGCTCAGAAGGGAAATTTTGTCCGCGAGTATAGGATTGGCGATCGTAACCTTCTTCACCTTCAGGATGGCTTAATACCCAAATTTGCTCTTTTTTGGGGTCTACAATCCAGTATTCAGGAATATAAATTAAAGCATATTCTGCACGTTTACGAATATAATCTTCCCGCCAATTTTCGCTTGTTACTTCTACTACCAAATTCGGTATTTCTTCAAAATCAAAAATACCGCTACCGGGTCGATTGAGAATTCCTGACCACAGTGATGAACTACATACTACCACATCGGGGATGCGAGATGTATCAACTTCGGTTCTCACACCAATATCTGTTTTTGCTACTAAGTCAAGATTAGTAGTAGCAAAGTAATGTTGGAATTTGTAAACTAAATATTGGCAGATGCTAGAATGCAAAGCTGTTGGTATTGCCATTGGTAGTAAATGACCCCGAAATAGTTCATACTTTACATCAGATTCGGGCTGATAAAAGCGATATTCTTCAAAGGTAATTCTTTCTTTAGTTGTAACAGATTGAGACATTTTCGGCTTTCCTGGGCTTTATTTTATTATGACCGATATTTTATACCAATTTGATTTGGCTACGCTAGATGAAATTGTGTAGAGACGTTGCATGCAACCTCTCTACTGTGTCAATGACGAATTATTATTTTTTGTCTTCTAACTGTCTTTCGACACCCAATTTGGACTTCAAATATTGTTTTTTTAATTTATTTACTGGAAAATTTAACTATGATTTTGAATTATTATTTGGTTTTTTAAATTATAATAGAATAAAGCGCTCAAATACAGGATTTAATTATGGTTGAGCAAACTTATATGTCGAAAGTTTCCGAAGTTTCTGAAGCTTCGGAAGAATCGGAAGAATTTTATATACCAGATGCAGAAAAGCTAGTTACTGAGGACGATACACCAGTAGACTATTTAATAGTAAAACAACAACGTTTGTTAGTAAGTTCTCTATATAGTTCTTGGCGAGATCGAACTTTTATAGCCGCCGCAAATGTAGGTATTTATTATACAGACAGACAACCGCCAATAGTACCTGATGTATTTCTCAGTCTTAATGCTCAAATTCCCGAAAATTGGTGGGAAAAGCAAAACCGAGTTTATATGGTTTGGCGCTTTGGTAAACCACCCGAAGTTGCCGTAGAAATAGTTTCTAATAAAGAAGGGAAGGAACTCGAAGATAAACTGCGAATTTACGAGTTAATGCGGGTAAGTTATTATCTTGTTTATGACCCAATTCAGCAGTTAGGAGACAAAAGATTACGGATTTTTGAGTTGCGAGGAATGCGTTACTTTGAAACCACAGAAACCTGGTTAGAACAAGTACAATTAGGTGTAACTCTCTGGGAAGGTGAATTTGAAGGAAGACAAGATAGTTGGTTGCGTTGGTGCGATCGCGATGGTATTCTTCTTCCTACAGGTGATGAACGTGCAGAAACTGCCGAACAACGTGCCGAAACTGCCGAACAACGTGCCGAAACAGCCGAACAACGCGCGGAAACAGCCGAACAACGCGCGGAACTTTTAGCGCGACGACTGCGAGAAATGGGGGTAGATCCAGATAATCTCAGTTAAACTAAACTAAGCTGAAAACCACAAAATTCTTGTCTAGTTTTGTGGTTTTAGCTACAAAATTCTTGTACTCGCTGCCAAACTTTTGCTAACAAGTCGGGGCTATCTGCATCAAACCATTGAATTTCGGGATAAGCGCGAAACCAAGTACGCTGACGTTTAGCAAATTGGCGAGTATGTAAAACAGTTAAACTCTTAGCTTCAGTAAGGGAAATTTCCCCTTGGAGATAGCGTTTTATTTCTGCATAACCCAACGTATTTAGTAAAGGTAAATCCTGACCGTATTTATGAGATAATTTTTCTACTTCCTCAACCAAACCTGCGGCGATCATTTTTTCAGTACGTTGGGCAATGCGTCGCTCTAATGCTTCTGGATCGCAATCCAAACCAAGTTGTAAAATAGGATAATCAGGAGGATTTTCGCCTTGCTGTTGAGAAATGGGAATTCCCGTGACATAATAAACTTCTAAAGCCCTTAAAGTGCGTACTTGGTCATGAGGATGAATTTTTTCGGCGGCAGTGGGATCGACTTGGGCTAAAAAAGCGTATAGTTGAGATTGACCCAGAGAAGTGAGGATCTCGCGTAACTCTGGTTGAGGTGATACCCTCGGAATTTTCAATCCTTTCGCGATCGCCTTAATATATAACCCAGTACCTCCCACTAAAAGCGGTGGAGAATTAGCTACAAGTGGAGAAGCAATCAAAGCTTGCGCCCGTTCCTGATATTGTGCCAAAGTTAAAGTTTCAGTAGGGTCGCAGATATCTATTAAATAATGTGGTACTAACTTTTGTTCGCTTAAAGAAGGTTTTGCCGTCCCAAGATCGAACTCGCGGTAAACTTGACGAGAATCTGCACTAATAATAACCGAATTGAGACGTTGCGCCAGAGCCAAAGCTAATCCTGATTTACCTGTCGCCGTCGCCCCACAAATTATAATTAACATCATTAATTCCTACTTGACAATAAGCGCGATCGCACAAGAACTGCTAACCAGGTATATCCCGCCCCAAACTCCACTTCCAGTTGGGCTAATGTCGCCTTTAACCCTTTTGTGCTAAAATTTTTAAAGATTTTGGCATGAAGGGGTCGAATATCGGCTCCAAGACTAAATTGGAGAATTTTCATGACTAGCAGTTACAGCGCCGAACAGATTCAGGTTCTCGAAGGTCTTGAGCCAGTCCGAAAACGTCCAGGGATGTATATCGGCTCCACAGGTCCGAGGGGACTCCATCATCTAGTTTACGAGGTAGTGGACAACTCGATCGATGAGGCACTGGCTGGCTACTGTACCCACATCGAAATCGACATTAATCCCGATGGTTCCGTCACCGTTACTGACGACGGACGCGGTATTCCCACTGATACCCACCCAACTACAGGCAAATCAGCCTTAGAAACAGTAATGACAGTATTGCACGCCGGAGGAAAATTTGGCGGCGGCGGTTACAAAGTTTCTGGTGGACTACACGGGGTTGGTATTTCTGTAGTTAACGCCCTTTCCGAGTGGGTAGAAGTAACGGTTTGGCGCGACCAAAAAGTTCACGTACAGCGCTACGAACGAGGTGTTCCGGTAACAGAACTAGAAGTAAAGGGTAAAACAGACCGTACCGGAACTTCCATAACCTTTAAGCCAGATACCCAGATTTTCATTACCAATGGGATCGAATTCGACTACAATACCTTAGCCGGACGAGTTCGAGAACTAGCTTATCTCAATGCAGGCGTAAGAATTACCTTTAGCGATCGCCGCACTCCAGAACCCCGCGTCGAAAGTTATTGTTATGAAGGCGGTATCCGGGAATATGTCACTTACATGACCCGCGAAAAAGAACCCCTCCACCAAGATATTATTTACGTCGAAGGAGAGCGTAACGGCGTACAGGTAGAAGTTGCTTTACAATGGTGCGTCGATGCTTACAGCGACAACCTTCTCGGTTTTGCGAACAACATTCGTACCATCGATGGCGGAACTCACCTCGAAGGACTCAAAACCGTTCTCACCCGCACGATGAACACAGTTGCACGCAAACGCAACAAACTCAAAGACAACGACTCGAACCTCGGTGGGGAAAACGTCCGCGAAGGCTTAACCGGCGTAATTTCCGTTAAAGTACCCGAACCGGAATTTGAAGGTCAAACCAAAACCAAACTCGGTAACACCGAGGTTAGAGGCATTGTAGACTCTCTCGTCGGCGAAGTCTTAACCGAATATCTCGAATTTAATCCTGGTGTCGCCGACTCAATTATCGAAAAAGCAGTCCAAGCCTTCAAAGCCGCCGAAGCCGCCCGTCGCGCGCGCGAATTAGTCCGCCGTAAATCAGTCTTAGAATCTTCCCCCTTACCCGGTAAATTAGCCGATTGTAGCGAAAGAGACCCTGCCAAAGCCGAAATTTTCCTCGTAGAAGGAGATAGTGCGGGTGGCAGCGCCAAACAAGGAAGAGATCGACGCTTTCAAGCCATCCTCCCCCTACGCGGTAAAATTTTGAACATCGAAAAAACCGACGATGCGAAAATCTATAAAAATAACGAAATTCAGTCGTTAATTACCGCTTTGGGTTTAGGAATTAAAGGCGAAGAGTTTGATGCTTCTCAATTACGCTACCATCGCATAGTGATCATGACTGATGCTGACGTAGATGGGGCGCACATCCGCACGTTGTTGCTAACCTTCTTCTATCGCTATCAACGGGATTTGGTGGATCAAGGCTATATTTATATTGCTTGTCCGCCATTGTATAAAGTTGAGCGGGGACGGAGCCATTACTATTGTTATAGCGATCGCGAACTCCAAAATCTCATCCAAAACGAGTTTCCTAGTAACGCTAACTACACGATTCAACGCTTTAAGGGTTTGGGTGAAATGATGCCCCAACAACTGTGGGATACTACCATGAATCCAGAAAGCCGTACCTTCAAACGAGTAGAAATCGAAGACGCAGCCGAAGCCGATCGTATTTTTACCGTCTTAATGGGCGATCGCGTCGCACCTCGTCGGGAATTCATCGAAACCCACGGTCCTCGTTTAAATCTTACCGAACTCGACATTTAATGACTCGAAAGTGAAAACAGCGATCCCTCAAAATTGAGCAGAAAGTTTAGGGGCGCATCGAATCGGGCGCCCCTACTGCGATCGTCAAGAAAAAAAAAATACTGCTAAGCGATCGGCGATCTCAGCGTTTACGAGAGCTATAGTAGGATTAACTCTAGCTGAACCTCATCCCTAACTAAATAGTTTTTCCCAAAAATAACGGTAAAAGTTTCTCGTCTCTGGAAAAGTAGGAACCCAGTTTCAACCTTGAGTAGTAATTTCCAGAGGATCTAGGTAGACAAAGGAGGCAAGAATTTGAAAATTGCGAACCTGGAAATTGCTGGCTACCATGCGATCGCCTTAATTTACGAAAGTGCTAATTCCTTAGTTTATCGTGCTATCCGCGATCGAAAACAACAACCTGTTATCCTGAAAGTTCTCAAACAAGACTATCCTACCCCCCAAGAGTTGACTCGATATAAGCAAGAATATCAAATTACCAGTCAACTCAATCTCGATGGCGTAATTAAAACTTATGGTTTAGAAACTTATCGCCACACGCTAGCGATCGTCCTTGAAGACTTCGGAGCAATGTCTTTAAAACAATTGCTCGACTTAAAATTATTGACAAATTTATCTTTAAATAAATTTCTCGATCTGGCGATTAAAATAACACAAATTTTGGGTCAGATTCACAGCAATAATGTAATTCACAAAGATATCAACCCTAGTAATATTCTCTTAAATCCAGACACCGAACAACTCAAAATTATTGATTTCGGGATTGCCACTCAATTAACTCGCGAAAATCCTACACTAAAAAATCCTAGCATCTTAGAAGGAACCTTAGCTTATTTATCCCCAGAACAAACCGGACGGATGAACCGTTCCTTAGACTATCGTAGCGATTTTTATTCATTAGGAATTACTTTTTACGAACTCTTAACCCAAAAATTACCTTTCGAGACTAAAGATCCCTTAGAATTAATCCACTGTCATCTTGCCAAAATTCCCCCTTCACCCCAAGAAATCAACCCAGAAATCCCCTCAGCAATTTCCGCGATCGTTACGAAATTAATCGCCAAAACTGCCGAAGACAGATATCAAAGCGCTTGGGGAATTATCGCCGATTTACAAGAATGCACCCATCAATTAAAAACAACCGGAAAAATTTCACAATTTCCTTTAGCTGCTCGTGATTTTGCCGAAAGATTTCAAATTCCCCAAAAACTATATGGTAGGGAAAAAGAACTTGCTACCTTACTAGCCGCATTTGAGCGAGTTGCAGAATCTCACCTGGTAAATAAAAGCCCATCTAACTACAACCAAAAACAAGTCGAAATCATGTTAGTCGCAGGCTATTCCGGAATCGGCAAATCATCTCTCGTCGCGGAAATTCACAAACCTGTCACCGAAAAACGAGGCTATTACATCGAAGGTAAATTTGACCAGTTTCAGCGCAATATTCCCTACTCAGCAATCGTAATTGCTTTCCAAGAATTAATTCGCCAACTATTAACTGAAAGCGAAGCCCAACTGAGTCAATGGCGCCAAAAATTGTTAGCCGCTTTAGGACAAAATGGTCGAGTGATTACTGATGTAATTCGGGAAGTAGAACTAATTATTGGTAAACAACCGCCAGTCCCAGAATTGGGAGCAATGGAATCGCAAAATCGCTTTAACCTTGTCTTCCAAAACTTCATTCGAGCATTTTGTTCTCCTCAGCATCCTTTAGTGATTTTTCTCGATGATTTACAATGGGCAGATTTGGCAACATTGAAGTTGCTTCAATTAATCATTCTTGATGAGCAAACCCGACATTTATTTTTCATCGGAGCTTATCGCGATAACGAAGTTAGTCCGAGTCATCCGTTAATGATGACTTTAAGAGCGATGCAAAAACAACAAGTAATCATCAATCAAATTAACTTAACACCTTTAGCTGAAGACAACCTTAGTCAACTAATTGTTGATACCTTACATCAAGACATTGCCAAAATACAACCATTAGCCAAATTGATTTGGCAAAAAACTGAAGGAAATCCTTTTTTTGTAAATCAATTTCTTAATACTCTCCACTTAGAAAATTTAA
Protein-coding sequences here:
- a CDS encoding Uma2 family endonuclease, with product MSQSVTTKERITFEEYRFYQPESDVKYELFRGHLLPMAIPTALHSSICQYLVYKFQHYFATTNLDLVAKTDIGVRTEVDTSRIPDVVVCSSSLWSGILNRPGSGIFDFEEIPNLVVEVTSENWREDYIRKRAEYALIYIPEYWIVDPKKEQIWVLSHPEGEEGYDRQSYTRGQNFPSEQFPDLILSVDTLLAPPIVENLLREEQMQRQQLEAKSRRLEEKLREMGIDPDTI
- a CDS encoding Uma2 family endonuclease; the encoded protein is MVEQTYMSKVSEVSEASEESEEFYIPDAEKLVTEDDTPVDYLIVKQQRLLVSSLYSSWRDRTFIAAANVGIYYTDRQPPIVPDVFLSLNAQIPENWWEKQNRVYMVWRFGKPPEVAVEIVSNKEGKELEDKLRIYELMRVSYYLVYDPIQQLGDKRLRIFELRGMRYFETTETWLEQVQLGVTLWEGEFEGRQDSWLRWCDRDGILLPTGDERAETAEQRAETAEQRAETAEQRAETAEQRAELLARRLREMGVDPDNLS
- the miaA gene encoding tRNA (adenosine(37)-N6)-dimethylallyltransferase MiaA, producing MMLIIICGATATGKSGLALALAQRLNSVIISADSRQVYREFDLGTAKPSLSEQKLVPHYLIDICDPTETLTLAQYQERAQALIASPLVANSPPLLVGGTGLYIKAIAKGLKIPRVSPQPELREILTSLGQSQLYAFLAQVDPTAAEKIHPHDQVRTLRALEVYYVTGIPISQQQGENPPDYPILQLGLDCDPEALERRIAQRTEKMIAAGLVEEVEKLSHKYGQDLPLLNTLGYAEIKRYLQGEISLTEAKSLTVLHTRQFAKRQRTWFRAYPEIQWFDADSPDLLAKVWQRVQEFCS
- the gyrB gene encoding DNA topoisomerase (ATP-hydrolyzing) subunit B → MTSSYSAEQIQVLEGLEPVRKRPGMYIGSTGPRGLHHLVYEVVDNSIDEALAGYCTHIEIDINPDGSVTVTDDGRGIPTDTHPTTGKSALETVMTVLHAGGKFGGGGYKVSGGLHGVGISVVNALSEWVEVTVWRDQKVHVQRYERGVPVTELEVKGKTDRTGTSITFKPDTQIFITNGIEFDYNTLAGRVRELAYLNAGVRITFSDRRTPEPRVESYCYEGGIREYVTYMTREKEPLHQDIIYVEGERNGVQVEVALQWCVDAYSDNLLGFANNIRTIDGGTHLEGLKTVLTRTMNTVARKRNKLKDNDSNLGGENVREGLTGVISVKVPEPEFEGQTKTKLGNTEVRGIVDSLVGEVLTEYLEFNPGVADSIIEKAVQAFKAAEAARRARELVRRKSVLESSPLPGKLADCSERDPAKAEIFLVEGDSAGGSAKQGRDRRFQAILPLRGKILNIEKTDDAKIYKNNEIQSLITALGLGIKGEEFDASQLRYHRIVIMTDADVDGAHIRTLLLTFFYRYQRDLVDQGYIYIACPPLYKVERGRSHYYCYSDRELQNLIQNEFPSNANYTIQRFKGLGEMMPQQLWDTTMNPESRTFKRVEIEDAAEADRIFTVLMGDRVAPRREFIETHGPRLNLTELDI